Proteins co-encoded in one Arthrobacter globiformis genomic window:
- a CDS encoding GntR family transcriptional regulator, whose protein sequence is MRKSSGTAASGREKAYAYLRENILTDPEMQGRFLNEQELAAEIGVSRTPVREALLLLVSDGLVELIPQRGAYVPPVTGREISELMELRGVLESHAARLVIEHRSVPADKMQDTLDQQSKLPENEGADAAQEFIRLDTLFHQQLIDAAGNELISRTYSKLHVRQIVVGVSALFRTGGRREQVCSEHQDILDALVSGDAAKAQKAIDHHLAVTRDILLRT, encoded by the coding sequence ATGCGAAAAAGTTCGGGGACAGCGGCCTCCGGCCGGGAGAAGGCGTACGCCTACCTGCGTGAAAACATCCTGACCGACCCGGAAATGCAGGGGCGCTTCCTTAACGAGCAGGAGCTGGCCGCCGAAATCGGGGTCTCCCGCACCCCTGTCCGCGAGGCCCTGCTGCTGCTGGTCTCCGACGGGCTGGTGGAACTGATCCCGCAGCGAGGGGCCTACGTTCCCCCGGTGACCGGCCGCGAAATCTCGGAACTGATGGAGCTGCGCGGCGTGCTGGAAAGCCATGCCGCCCGCCTTGTCATCGAGCACCGGAGCGTCCCGGCGGACAAGATGCAGGACACCCTCGACCAGCAGTCCAAGCTGCCCGAAAACGAAGGTGCGGATGCCGCCCAGGAGTTTATCCGGTTGGACACCCTCTTCCACCAGCAGCTCATCGACGCTGCCGGCAACGAGCTCATCTCCCGCACCTACAGCAAGCTGCATGTCCGGCAGATTGTCGTCGGGGTTTCCGCCCTGTTCCGGACGGGAGGCAGGCGCGAGCAGGTGTGCTCCGAACACCAGGACATCCTCGATGCCCTGGTGTCCGGGGACGCGGCGAAGGCGCAGAAGGCCATCGACCACCACCTGGCGGTCACGCGCGACATCCTGCTCCGCACCTGA
- a CDS encoding SRPBCC family protein, which yields MTVISSTKNPEALSFILVAEFDADVKRVWQIWEDPRQLERWWGPPTWPATFSQYEFTPGGEASYYMTGPEGEKAGGWWRITDIQAPNRLEFDDGFADDDGAPVEAMGTTHATVTLEDIGGRTRMTVQSVFESEEQMNKMIEMGMEDGMKEAAGQIDALLAEHSRA from the coding sequence ATGACGGTTATCAGTTCCACCAAGAATCCCGAGGCGCTCAGCTTCATCCTCGTGGCAGAGTTCGACGCCGACGTGAAGCGCGTCTGGCAGATCTGGGAAGATCCGCGGCAGCTCGAGCGCTGGTGGGGGCCGCCCACCTGGCCGGCAACGTTCAGCCAGTACGAATTCACCCCCGGCGGAGAGGCCTCCTATTACATGACCGGCCCGGAGGGTGAGAAGGCCGGCGGCTGGTGGCGCATCACCGACATCCAGGCGCCCAACCGCCTTGAGTTTGACGACGGGTTCGCGGACGACGACGGCGCACCCGTGGAGGCCATGGGCACCACGCACGCCACCGTCACGCTTGAGGACATCGGCGGGCGCACCCGGATGACGGTCCAGTCCGTTTTCGAGTCCGAGGAGCAGATGAACAAGATGATTGAGATGGGCATGGAGGACGGCATGAAGGAGGCCGCCGGACAGATCGACGCCCTCCTGGCCGAGCACTCCCGCGCCTAG
- a CDS encoding LysR family transcriptional regulator: MRLLPTSLIYFKEVAGTGSITEAASNLHVSASAISRQISKLESSVSVPLFARHPRGMVLTEAGRLLLAHARRSEVEGDALLEELRDSATGRKRVIKIASAEGLASGRVAGAMAHISTNYRDVVIKLAVVPSAEATRQVIDGRADVGAVFSLGPERDVTVEFSVPAPPHAAVTESHPLAGRSSISLEELCQHKLALAGRGITQRELFDIALQREGLTAEIVLEADPLASVLEFARIGAGVTLASRFAVPADARSGLVFIPVDHAVFDQREGQIQTMPGRRKSALVSAFITALSEALAAD; encoded by the coding sequence ATGCGTTTGCTGCCGACGTCTTTGATCTATTTCAAGGAAGTGGCGGGGACTGGATCGATTACCGAAGCGGCCAGCAACTTGCACGTCTCGGCGTCCGCCATCAGCCGTCAGATCAGCAAGCTCGAATCGTCCGTGAGTGTGCCGCTGTTTGCCCGTCATCCCCGTGGCATGGTCCTGACCGAGGCCGGTCGGCTGCTTCTCGCCCATGCCCGCCGGAGCGAAGTTGAAGGCGATGCCCTGCTGGAGGAACTGCGGGATTCGGCGACGGGTAGAAAAAGGGTTATAAAGATTGCAAGTGCCGAGGGGTTGGCGAGCGGCAGGGTCGCAGGGGCCATGGCGCATATTAGTACCAACTACCGCGACGTTGTCATCAAGCTGGCTGTTGTCCCATCTGCCGAGGCAACCCGCCAGGTCATCGACGGGCGGGCTGATGTTGGCGCAGTCTTCAGCCTGGGGCCCGAGAGGGACGTCACCGTTGAATTCTCAGTTCCGGCCCCGCCCCACGCCGCCGTGACGGAAAGCCACCCGCTGGCCGGACGCAGCAGCATTTCGCTGGAAGAGCTCTGCCAGCACAAGCTGGCGCTGGCGGGGCGGGGGATTACCCAGCGGGAACTGTTCGACATTGCTTTGCAGCGTGAAGGGCTGACGGCGGAAATAGTCCTCGAAGCGGACCCGTTGGCGTCCGTCTTGGAGTTCGCCCGAATCGGTGCCGGCGTCACACTCGCCAGCCGGTTCGCCGTTCCCGCCGACGCCCGTTCGGGCCTGGTTTTCATCCCGGTTGACCATGCTGTCTTCGACCAGAGGGAAGGCCAGATCCAGACCATGCCGGGTCGCAGAAAATCCGCACTCGTCAGCGCGTTCATAACGGCACTGTCCGAGGCGCTCGCGGCTGACTGA
- a CDS encoding MFS transporter, translating to MANQSAMASAAPKPAVGRKDMYKAFAASLTGTALEFYDFAVYSAAAAIVFPLIFFPASDPVTGTLLAFSTYAVGYISRPVGGIIFGRLGDEIGRKKILVFTLMLIGVATFLIGLLPTYGNIGIIAPAILVFLRFAQGVGVGGEWGGAVLLSSEFGEPSRRGFWASAAQIGPPAGNLLANGALAVLTLSLSEQAFLDYGWRIAFLISALLVAFGLWIRLKLEDTPVFKAMEARGEQPKAPIRELLATQRRPLLAAMLSRIGPDVTYALCTVFTLTYGIQELGFDRGQVLLAVLIGSGLQLFTMPLAGAISDRINRRLVYGIAAVAAAVWAYLFFIVLEGRSPVMLVVGTVLGLLCHSFMYGPQAAFVVEQFSPRLRSTGSSLAYTFAGIIGGAIAPFMFTLLQSTFHSWVPVAIYLSVACLLTVVGLALGRDSNVAEDEEYLRASAEVAESAAR from the coding sequence ATGGCCAATCAATCCGCAATGGCCTCCGCAGCCCCCAAGCCCGCTGTCGGGCGCAAGGACATGTACAAAGCATTCGCGGCCAGCCTCACGGGGACCGCGCTTGAGTTCTACGACTTCGCGGTCTACTCGGCAGCGGCCGCCATCGTTTTCCCGCTGATCTTCTTCCCGGCGTCGGACCCGGTAACGGGCACCCTGCTGGCGTTCTCCACATACGCGGTGGGCTACATTTCCCGTCCGGTCGGCGGCATCATCTTCGGCCGGCTGGGCGATGAGATCGGCCGCAAGAAGATCCTGGTCTTCACCCTGATGCTGATCGGCGTGGCCACCTTCCTCATCGGCCTGCTGCCCACCTACGGCAACATCGGGATCATCGCCCCGGCCATCCTCGTCTTCCTGCGTTTCGCGCAGGGCGTGGGTGTCGGCGGCGAATGGGGCGGCGCCGTCCTGCTGTCCAGCGAATTCGGGGAACCCAGCCGGCGCGGCTTCTGGGCGTCGGCGGCGCAGATCGGCCCGCCCGCGGGCAACCTCCTGGCCAATGGCGCGCTTGCCGTCCTCACCCTGAGCCTGTCCGAGCAGGCATTCCTGGACTACGGCTGGCGGATCGCCTTCCTGATCTCGGCGCTGCTGGTTGCATTCGGGCTGTGGATCCGCCTGAAACTCGAAGACACCCCCGTCTTCAAGGCAATGGAAGCCCGTGGCGAGCAGCCCAAGGCCCCCATCCGCGAACTCCTCGCCACCCAGCGGCGCCCCCTCCTGGCCGCAATGCTCAGCCGCATCGGCCCGGACGTCACCTACGCGCTCTGCACCGTCTTTACCCTGACCTATGGCATCCAGGAACTTGGCTTCGACCGGGGGCAGGTCCTCCTCGCTGTGCTCATCGGCTCGGGCCTGCAGCTCTTCACGATGCCGCTCGCGGGCGCCATCTCCGACCGGATCAACCGCCGCCTCGTCTACGGCATCGCGGCAGTGGCTGCGGCCGTCTGGGCCTACCTGTTCTTCATCGTGCTGGAAGGCCGCTCCCCGGTGATGCTCGTGGTGGGCACCGTGCTGGGCCTGCTCTGCCACTCCTTTATGTACGGCCCGCAGGCCGCATTCGTCGTCGAGCAGTTCTCCCCGCGGCTCCGCTCCACGGGCAGTTCCCTGGCCTACACCTTTGCCGGCATCATCGGCGGTGCCATCGCACCGTTCATGTTCACGCTGCTGCAGAGCACCTTCCACAGCTGGGTCCCGGTGGCCATCTACCTCAGCGTTGCCTGCCTGCTGACGGTGGTGGGCCTTGCCCTCGGCCGCGACTCGAATGTGGCCGAGGACGAGGAATACCTGAGGGCATCGGCCGAAGTCGCCGAAAGCGCAGCCCGATGA
- a CDS encoding carbon-nitrogen hydrolase family protein: MRLAIAQIVTGADLAANLELIREYATRAKAAGAELVVFPEAAMRAFGNSLTDIAEPLDGPWATAVRAIARDLDIAVVAGMFTPGEGGRVRNTLLVTGPGLDTSYDKIHLFDAFGFTESDSVDAGTAPVTFELNGTTVGLATCYDVRFPALFTANARAGAAINIVCASWGAGEGKAEQWDLLVRARAVDSTTFVVACGQGDPATLGLPSASAAPTGIGHSAVVSPLGSPLVALGGEPELAVVDVDPSIIPNVRGKLPVLANARSF; encoded by the coding sequence ATGCGTTTAGCCATTGCCCAAATCGTCACGGGCGCCGACCTGGCGGCCAATCTCGAGCTGATCCGAGAATACGCCACCCGGGCAAAGGCGGCCGGCGCGGAGCTGGTGGTGTTCCCCGAGGCGGCCATGCGCGCCTTCGGCAATTCGCTGACGGACATCGCCGAACCGCTGGACGGGCCGTGGGCCACCGCTGTTCGGGCCATCGCCCGGGACCTGGACATCGCCGTCGTGGCCGGCATGTTCACGCCCGGGGAGGGTGGGCGGGTGCGGAACACGCTCCTGGTGACCGGCCCGGGGCTCGACACGTCCTATGACAAGATCCACCTTTTTGACGCCTTCGGCTTCACCGAGTCCGATTCGGTGGATGCGGGAACAGCCCCAGTGACGTTCGAGCTCAACGGCACCACCGTCGGCCTTGCCACCTGCTACGACGTGCGGTTCCCTGCACTGTTCACGGCCAACGCCAGGGCCGGTGCCGCCATCAACATCGTCTGCGCATCCTGGGGTGCGGGCGAAGGCAAGGCGGAGCAGTGGGACCTGCTGGTCCGTGCCCGGGCGGTGGACAGCACCACCTTTGTGGTGGCCTGCGGCCAGGGCGATCCGGCAACCCTCGGGCTGCCGTCCGCCAGCGCGGCGCCCACGGGGATCGGCCACAGCGCGGTGGTGTCGCCGCTGGGCTCCCCGCTGGTGGCGCTCGGCGGAGAACCCGAACTGGCGGTGGTCGACGTCGACCCCTCCATCATCCCGAACGTCCGTGGAAAGCTGCCGGTGCTGGCGAACGCCAGGAGCTTCTAG
- a CDS encoding LamB/YcsF family protein, protein MHAIDLNSDVGESFGRWSLGDDAAMMASVSSANVACGFHAGDPSVIRSTCEAAARAGVVVGAHVGYRDLAGFGRRYMDVDPRELADDVVYQIGALQALAATAGTRVRYVKPHGGLYNAIVHNTAQARAVVDAVKSVDPGLPILGLPGSEVLRLAEAAGLRAVSEAFADRAYNPDGTLTSRSQPGSVLEDPEAVAARVLQMTTGEAISAIDGSDLLISAESVCVHGDSPGAVAMAVAVKGALDAAGINIKAFV, encoded by the coding sequence ATGCACGCAATAGATTTGAACAGCGACGTCGGTGAATCCTTCGGGCGATGGAGCCTGGGAGACGACGCAGCCATGATGGCGTCCGTGTCGAGCGCCAACGTCGCCTGCGGATTTCACGCCGGCGATCCCAGCGTCATCCGGTCCACCTGCGAGGCGGCCGCCAGGGCCGGCGTGGTGGTCGGGGCCCACGTGGGCTATCGCGACCTGGCCGGATTCGGCCGCCGGTATATGGACGTCGACCCGCGGGAGCTGGCCGACGACGTCGTTTACCAGATCGGAGCGCTGCAGGCGCTGGCCGCGACGGCCGGCACCCGGGTCCGCTACGTGAAGCCGCATGGCGGCCTCTACAACGCCATCGTCCACAACACCGCCCAGGCACGCGCCGTCGTGGACGCGGTGAAGTCGGTGGATCCTGGCCTGCCCATCCTCGGCCTGCCCGGGTCCGAAGTGCTGCGTCTCGCGGAGGCGGCCGGGCTCCGTGCCGTCTCCGAGGCGTTCGCGGACCGGGCCTACAACCCGGACGGCACGCTGACGTCCCGCTCCCAGCCCGGATCCGTACTGGAGGACCCGGAGGCGGTTGCCGCCCGCGTCCTGCAGATGACCACCGGTGAGGCCATCAGCGCGATCGACGGTTCGGACCTGCTGATCAGCGCGGAATCGGTGTGCGTCCACGGGGATTCCCCGGGTGCGGTGGCCATGGCTGTGGCCGTGAAGGGCGCGCTCGACGCCGCCGGCATCAACATCAAAGCCTTCGTCTAG
- a CDS encoding acetyl/propionyl/methylcrotonyl-CoA carboxylase subunit alpha, which produces MHKVLIANRGEIAVRIARACDDAQLASVAVYAEIDADAMHVSAADEAFSLDGNSPTDTYLNIHKLLDVAARAGADAVHPGYGFLSENADFAQAVLDAGLAWIGPSPEAIRQLGNKITARDIAVSAGAPLVAGSDGPVESAAEARAFAEEHGLPIAIKAAFGGGGRGLKVVRNMEEVEEAFDSAVREAVAAFGRGECFVERYLDRPRHVEAQVLADTHGNVIVVGTRDCSLQRRHQKLVEEAPAPFLSDGQRAQIYDAAKAVCREAGYSGAGTVEFLVAADGTVAFLEVNTRLQVEHPITEETTGIDLVQEQFRIAAGERLRFTEDPAPRGHAFEFRINAEDVGRGFLPSPGTIGEFTAPTGPGIRLDTGVRSGSVVAPQFDSLLAKLIVTGADRQQALRRARRALAEISITGVATVLPFHRAVVEAADFISETGMDVHTRWIETDFADSIPADPDFSPTGPDGRRRTITVDLDGRRLAVGLPADLLDGWARSGQALPGGLGAAAAGDGGSTDGGTGGSDPAQLRAAMSGTVVKWLVEPGADVTAGDPVVVLEAMKMETSVPAHRAGVLSGVAAAPGDVITAGSVLALIG; this is translated from the coding sequence ATGCACAAGGTCCTCATTGCCAACCGCGGCGAAATCGCCGTCCGCATCGCCCGGGCCTGCGACGACGCCCAACTGGCATCCGTGGCTGTGTATGCCGAAATCGACGCGGACGCCATGCACGTCTCCGCCGCGGACGAAGCCTTCAGCCTGGACGGGAACTCCCCAACGGACACCTATCTGAACATCCACAAGCTGCTCGACGTGGCTGCCAGGGCCGGAGCGGACGCCGTCCACCCCGGGTACGGCTTCCTGTCCGAGAACGCGGATTTTGCGCAGGCGGTGCTGGATGCCGGACTCGCGTGGATCGGACCGTCGCCGGAGGCCATCCGCCAGCTCGGCAACAAGATCACGGCCCGCGACATTGCCGTCAGCGCCGGCGCCCCGCTCGTGGCAGGCAGCGACGGGCCGGTGGAATCCGCTGCCGAGGCCCGCGCCTTCGCTGAGGAGCACGGCCTCCCGATTGCCATCAAGGCAGCCTTCGGCGGCGGCGGGCGCGGCCTAAAGGTGGTCCGGAACATGGAGGAGGTCGAGGAGGCCTTCGACTCCGCGGTGCGCGAGGCGGTGGCGGCGTTCGGCCGGGGCGAGTGCTTCGTGGAGCGCTACCTGGACCGGCCGAGGCATGTCGAAGCCCAGGTCCTGGCCGACACGCACGGCAACGTCATTGTCGTCGGAACCCGCGACTGCTCCCTCCAGCGCCGGCACCAGAAGCTGGTGGAGGAGGCGCCCGCGCCGTTCCTCAGCGACGGGCAGCGGGCCCAGATCTACGACGCCGCCAAGGCAGTCTGCCGGGAAGCCGGCTACTCGGGTGCCGGGACAGTGGAGTTTTTGGTCGCCGCCGACGGCACCGTCGCCTTCCTCGAGGTGAACACGCGGCTGCAGGTGGAACACCCCATCACCGAGGAAACCACGGGGATCGACCTGGTCCAGGAGCAGTTCCGGATCGCCGCGGGGGAACGGCTCCGCTTCACCGAGGATCCAGCCCCGCGCGGCCATGCCTTCGAATTCAGGATCAACGCCGAGGACGTGGGTCGCGGCTTCCTGCCCTCCCCCGGCACCATCGGCGAATTCACCGCGCCCACCGGCCCCGGCATCCGGCTGGACACCGGAGTCCGGTCCGGCTCCGTCGTGGCGCCGCAGTTCGACTCGCTCCTGGCGAAGCTGATCGTCACCGGCGCCGACCGCCAGCAGGCGCTGCGCCGGGCCCGCCGCGCCCTCGCCGAGATCAGCATCACCGGTGTGGCCACCGTCCTGCCGTTCCACCGCGCGGTGGTGGAAGCTGCTGACTTCATTTCGGAGACCGGCATGGACGTCCACACCCGCTGGATCGAGACGGACTTCGCGGACAGCATCCCGGCGGATCCAGACTTCTCCCCCACCGGCCCCGACGGCCGCCGGCGCACCATCACCGTGGACCTGGACGGCCGCCGGCTCGCGGTCGGGCTTCCGGCTGACCTGCTGGACGGCTGGGCCCGCTCAGGCCAGGCACTTCCCGGCGGCCTGGGGGCCGCAGCGGCCGGAGACGGCGGCTCAACCGACGGCGGAACCGGCGGCTCCGATCCTGCGCAGCTCCGCGCCGCCATGAGCGGCACAGTGGTGAAGTGGCTCGTGGAGCCGGGTGCCGACGTGACCGCCGGCGATCCCGTGGTGGTCCTGGAGGCGATGAAGATGGAGACCAGCGTCCCCGCCCACCGGGCCGGCGTCCTCTCCGGCGTCGCCGCCGCCCCCGGCGACGTGATCACCGCGGGCTCAGTCCTGGCGCTTATCGGCTAG
- a CDS encoding putative hydro-lyase, whose product MTQANALLAPAEARRQFRDGLVTPTSGWSDGYTQANLIAVTADYADEFLEFCGLNPKPCPVIDVIPAGRYESSLAAGSDIRTDIPAYRVWKDGVLAAEVPDIRSLWRDDMVGVLIGCSFTFEAALAAEGIPLRHTETGRNVPMYRTNVECIPAGRIHGPMVVSMRPMPADLVDTAVRVTAEVPKVHGAPVHVGSPQELGIADLARPDFGDAVDIRPGEVPVFWACGVTPQSAVMASRPAFAISHAPGYMFITDVPESAYRVPAGQ is encoded by the coding sequence ATGACGCAGGCGAACGCCCTCCTGGCGCCGGCTGAGGCCCGCCGGCAGTTCCGCGACGGCCTGGTCACACCCACCTCCGGCTGGAGCGACGGATACACCCAGGCCAACCTGATCGCGGTGACGGCGGACTACGCAGACGAGTTCCTCGAATTCTGCGGGCTGAATCCCAAGCCCTGCCCGGTCATCGACGTCATTCCCGCGGGGCGATACGAAAGTTCCCTCGCCGCGGGCTCTGACATCCGCACCGACATCCCCGCCTACCGGGTGTGGAAGGACGGCGTCCTGGCCGCCGAGGTCCCGGATATCCGCTCGCTCTGGCGCGATGACATGGTGGGGGTGCTCATCGGCTGCAGCTTCACGTTTGAAGCCGCACTTGCCGCCGAGGGCATCCCGCTCCGCCACACCGAGACGGGGCGCAACGTCCCCATGTACCGCACGAATGTCGAGTGCATACCGGCAGGGCGGATCCACGGCCCGATGGTCGTCTCGATGCGGCCCATGCCGGCCGACCTGGTGGACACGGCTGTCAGGGTGACAGCGGAGGTGCCGAAGGTGCACGGCGCGCCGGTCCACGTCGGATCACCCCAGGAGCTCGGCATCGCCGACCTTGCGCGCCCCGACTTCGGTGACGCCGTGGACATCCGGCCCGGCGAGGTCCCGGTGTTCTGGGCCTGCGGGGTAACGCCGCAGAGCGCCGTGATGGCATCCCGGCCGGCCTTCGCCATCAGCCACGCTCCCGGGTACATGTTCATTACTGATGTCCCGGAGAGCGCGTACCGGGTGCCGGCAGGGCAGTAA
- a CDS encoding GntR family transcriptional regulator — protein MATVNPQESTVRAASGAARLRVAVPSVATRVASELRLQIAEGALPPGTKLKEEALSEELGVSRNTVREAFAELASERLVVRQPNRGVFVASLEASDIHDVYAVRRAIEVSAVRGGGSAESIAAVRAAVEEGKRAAEAGDSEGLGSANQHFHGALVAMAGSERLNIIMSQVLAEMRLFFHKASIDGGFYQDYLPDNEQICKALEAGEYERAAERLLAYLDRSEAHQTAVHSS, from the coding sequence ATGGCCACAGTGAATCCGCAGGAATCAACGGTGCGAGCAGCATCCGGCGCCGCGCGGCTGCGCGTGGCCGTGCCCTCGGTGGCCACCCGAGTCGCGAGTGAGCTCCGGCTCCAGATTGCCGAAGGTGCCCTTCCGCCCGGGACGAAGCTGAAGGAAGAAGCACTCTCTGAGGAGCTCGGGGTCTCACGCAATACCGTGCGCGAGGCCTTCGCCGAGCTCGCCAGCGAGCGCTTGGTTGTGCGTCAGCCCAACCGCGGCGTCTTTGTTGCCAGCCTCGAGGCCAGCGATATCCATGACGTCTACGCCGTCCGGCGGGCCATCGAAGTCAGTGCCGTCCGGGGTGGCGGCAGCGCTGAGAGCATCGCGGCCGTGCGCGCCGCCGTAGAAGAGGGGAAGCGCGCTGCCGAAGCCGGCGACAGCGAAGGACTGGGCAGCGCCAACCAGCACTTTCACGGTGCCCTCGTGGCCATGGCTGGCAGTGAACGGCTCAACATCATCATGTCGCAGGTGCTGGCTGAGATGAGGCTGTTCTTCCACAAGGCCTCCATCGACGGAGGCTTCTACCAGGACTACCTGCCGGATAACGAGCAGATCTGCAAGGCGCTCGAAGCTGGGGAGTACGAGCGCGCCGCCGAACGCCTCCTGGCCTACCTCGACAGGTCTGAAGCGCACCAGACTGCTGTCCACTCGTCGTAG
- a CDS encoding ArsR/SmtB family transcription factor → MVVDQLSDAELDRLFQAFADTTRRDIMRRVTVGEYSVTGLAALYAMSFAAVQKHVAVLERASLVTKEKRGREQIVRGNHDGLEKARRLLDEYEAIWRQRVARMADILAEE, encoded by the coding sequence ATGGTTGTAGATCAGCTTAGCGATGCCGAACTTGACCGCCTCTTCCAGGCGTTCGCGGACACCACCCGGCGGGACATTATGCGCCGGGTGACGGTGGGCGAGTACTCGGTGACCGGCCTGGCTGCCCTCTACGCCATGAGTTTCGCCGCCGTTCAAAAGCATGTGGCGGTGTTGGAGCGTGCCTCCCTGGTCACCAAGGAGAAGCGCGGAAGGGAGCAGATCGTGCGGGGCAACCATGATGGCCTGGAGAAAGCCCGCCGGCTGCTTGACGAGTACGAGGCGATCTGGCGGCAACGCGTCGCCCGGATGGCAGACATCCTCGCTGAAGAATAG
- a CDS encoding 5-oxoprolinase/urea amidolyase family protein, producing the protein MKRRIQDPMANVDMPAGSTGQPAPDASPNTARANTARPNTAPPSTARPGRVRAVRPVGTRTVLAEVSGTQDVLALQAALLDAPLPGQQDVLAAAETVMVRAESPAAARRIGQALLELDLTAPAEQAGGLVVIDTVYDGEDLAEVGQLTGLGADGVIAAHTGQVWTIAFAGFAPGFGYMVGENQALEVPRRSSPRTAVPAGSVALAGNYSAVYPRQSPGGWQLIGRTGAKMWDLDRPEPALASPGHRVQFRAVRDVVQMVTEPSDEATKDSQQTDSQQALPATTSGLRVLSPGIHSLIQDLGRQGHSALGVSAAGALDRASLRRANRLVGNAPSAAAIETVSGGLRVQAVGDQVLAVAGAPSALTVSTPSASPDAPETGETQNGETQNRQRTVPVAAPFALLDGEILTIGVPDAGFRSYVAVRGGVDAPPVLGSRSTDTMSGIGPKPLAAGQLLPTGDAAESGVVGSPEIQPDYPSGGVTVLDIVPGPRADWFDQAALDSLCSQDWTVKPESNRVGMRLQGTPLQRSRTGELPSEGTVAGAIQMPPEGLPVLFLADHPITGGYPVIGVVVDHQLDLAAQVPIGGSIRFRIAPESAAPASSPEQTSPEQTPERKASN; encoded by the coding sequence ATGAAGCGACGGATTCAGGACCCGATGGCAAACGTGGACATGCCCGCCGGATCAACCGGCCAGCCCGCGCCGGACGCGAGCCCAAACACCGCGCGTGCAAACACTGCGCGCCCAAACACGGCGCCCCCAAGCACCGCCCGCCCCGGCAGGGTGCGCGCGGTGCGGCCGGTGGGAACGCGCACGGTCCTCGCCGAAGTTTCCGGAACGCAGGACGTGCTCGCCCTGCAGGCCGCGCTCCTGGACGCTCCGCTGCCGGGCCAGCAAGACGTCCTGGCCGCCGCCGAGACCGTCATGGTCAGGGCCGAATCCCCCGCCGCTGCCCGGCGGATCGGGCAGGCCCTCCTGGAGCTGGACCTCACGGCACCGGCGGAGCAGGCCGGCGGCCTGGTGGTCATTGACACCGTGTACGACGGCGAGGATCTCGCCGAGGTGGGGCAGCTGACCGGCCTCGGTGCCGACGGAGTGATCGCAGCCCACACCGGCCAGGTCTGGACCATTGCCTTCGCGGGCTTCGCGCCCGGCTTCGGGTACATGGTGGGCGAGAACCAGGCGCTGGAGGTCCCGCGCCGGAGTTCCCCGCGCACCGCCGTCCCGGCAGGCTCGGTGGCGCTGGCCGGGAACTACTCGGCCGTCTACCCGCGACAGTCTCCGGGAGGCTGGCAGCTGATCGGCCGCACCGGAGCGAAGATGTGGGACCTCGACCGCCCCGAACCCGCACTTGCCAGCCCGGGGCACCGGGTCCAGTTCCGCGCCGTCCGCGACGTGGTCCAGATGGTCACTGAACCCTCCGACGAAGCAACCAAGGACAGCCAGCAAACCGACAGCCAGCAGGCACTCCCGGCAACTACCTCAGGCCTCCGTGTCCTGTCACCCGGGATCCACAGCCTCATCCAGGACCTTGGCCGGCAGGGGCATTCGGCCCTTGGCGTCTCCGCCGCCGGCGCGCTGGACCGGGCCTCGCTCCGCAGGGCAAACCGCCTGGTCGGGAACGCGCCGTCGGCCGCCGCCATCGAGACCGTCTCCGGCGGGCTCAGGGTCCAGGCTGTCGGCGATCAGGTCCTGGCCGTTGCGGGGGCGCCGTCGGCACTGACCGTTTCAACGCCGTCGGCCTCCCCCGACGCGCCGGAAACCGGCGAGACACAGAACGGCGAGACACAGAACCGGCAGCGTACCGTTCCCGTGGCAGCGCCGTTCGCCCTCCTCGACGGCGAAATCCTGACGATCGGGGTTCCCGACGCCGGCTTCCGCAGCTACGTGGCTGTCCGCGGCGGCGTCGACGCGCCGCCGGTGCTGGGCAGCCGGTCCACGGACACGATGTCCGGCATCGGGCCCAAGCCACTGGCAGCCGGCCAACTGCTGCCGACCGGCGACGCGGCCGAGTCCGGCGTCGTGGGCAGCCCCGAAATCCAGCCTGACTATCCCAGCGGCGGGGTCACCGTGCTGGACATCGTCCCGGGCCCGCGCGCGGACTGGTTCGACCAGGCCGCCCTTGACTCCCTGTGCTCCCAGGACTGGACGGTCAAGCCGGAGTCCAACCGCGTGGGAATGAGGCTGCAGGGAACGCCGCTGCAGCGCAGCCGCACCGGCGAGCTGCCCAGCGAAGGAACGGTGGCGGGTGCCATCCAGATGCCGCCGGAGGGCCTGCCCGTGCTCTTCCTCGCCGACCATCCCATCACGGGCGGCTACCCCGTGATCGGGGTGGTGGTTGACCACCAGCTCGACCTGGCCGCCCAGGTCCCGATCGGCGGGAGCATCCGCTTCCGCATCGCCCCCGAATCTGCTGCCCCCGCCAGTTCCCCCGAACAGACTTCCCCCGAACAGACTCCAGAAAGAAAAGCGAGTAACTGA